The DNA region CCAAGATTCTTGCAGGTCGAAGGTAACCCACCTCCCTACTTGTTCCCATTAGAGCTCTTGTGTTAAcgatgttttaaaaaaaatcattgtaaaCTTCAAGAAATTAATTTACTTAGTTGAATTagtatttgttaaaaattattgaaaatacaaaaaaaatgatatatttattatagtgatttaatgtgttttcttaatacgctgtgaatttttttatttaaaaatcacTCTTTgtgaaacggatggagtatatTATAAATCCATCAGAAATGAGAATCATCACTTTTGAATATGTGATTGCAGGAGGTACATGGGGCATAAGAGGACCATAAGGCCAAATGCGAAGAAGCTTAGTGCTTTGTTCATGGACCGGGAAAAGATGGAGTGGCAAACATTCGCCAAGAAAGTGAAATCTTGTCAGAGGGGATTCATGGGTGATCCTGATGAGTTCAAACCAGGACGCGGTGAGTTCCACGAGTACCCGCAAGCTTGCATTTGTCAGAGACCCTTCTCTTACGACAAAGCCTCAacggatgatgatgatgaagacataCCAGAAGAGGTGCACAACAACACCAGCTCCAGCGCTGGACATGGACATTTGTCTTCAGTAGACAATGAGCGTGACGAAGTCTTCCCAGACTAGTTGATTGGTTCGCTGGATTTTACTGTAACCAGGTaggttaaaaatacaaactttgaAGTAGAATAATAACATGAGACCATAAGAATCTACATGATTTTAATTAGAAGTGTTTATGTTGTTTCAGCTGTTGTAAGGAGGTTGATCAACAATACATGTAGAGGAGAGGTATAGGAGCTTCTCATGTAGCTACTTTTGTTGCTTGAAAGTGTTTATAGATACTTCTATCAAATAGGCATATACATAAGTCACCTCTCTCTCTTTGCTTCTTTCTGGTTTTGAAAAACACCAACTAAAGTATCTCTGGTCTTGTATTTTGTCTTATATTGTTACCTCaaatctagattttttttttggtcttcaACTGAttgttttttatcttttgtattTCCTAGATTTACTGAAgtgtaaaatcaagtttttttctCTGACccctaacattttttttttgtttgtatttttttcttttgaatcaaAGAAACATGTTGGATTTGTCAATTcaagtttgattattttattttggtcctATCTCAAGAGTCTTTGGAAGCACTCTGATATGGTTTGTTTCAAGCTTATTTAAACTCAAATGAGGCACATACAAAACTAGAAACTACTTGATAAAATCATAATCTCAATTCTCAAATCATTCCTACCACTCAAACAACAAGAAGATCGATAGTGTAGTGAGGGCGGGACATGTTCAAACCAAAAATGAGTTTTAAATTATAGTTGAAGAGAAAATATAGCACGGAGGAGACAAGTGAACAAGGTAGTTGGGACAGAGAAGAAAGCAGAATGGTCACTCTCCTCCAGTGTATACAACTGAGATGGTGGCCACTTCTCCACCATACGGTCCTGGAGTATAGGGTCACATAGGTTATCTTTACCAGTCTTGATGTAAACTCGAGGAACTTTCTCAGCTTCAGGGTTTGGAGGCAGCTGATCAATACCTCGCAAAGCCCTTACTGGACAAGGTCGCAACAGCTTAGATGCCAAAACTACATCCTACCAACAAGGCAacaaccatatatatatttgatgacCTCATTGTAATTACTGAAACTGATTAGAGAAGTAAGTAAGAGAGTAACCTCAAGAGGGCTTTGGCTATAGAAATAATGCCGTCTATATTCCTCTTTCATTTGCGCACTAGTGGGTGGCTTATCAGCGCCTTCACCGTATGTAAACTCCcatatgtcttcttcttctcccacaGACATCTTTAAAATACCACGAGAGTTTAATACATATAGTACAACTATGTCACTATCAAAACCAGTGTTCTTAAGTTTCAGCTTAAACTATTTCCAATGATTTACTCTTATCTTTTTTAAATGAGTAACTTTATAATAGAATTGATTTATACTCTAAAGGTATTTTAGAACGAAAAATAGAGtgattgaccaaaaaaataaaatactattggaGCATATTTACTCtaaactttattttagagtgaaaaaatGAAATGAGTTTTCTAAACCGAGTTCTTCTTTTACAAATCGGTCTAGACGGTACCTAAACACTTATCCCTACAATAAGCTAACTACCACCTAACCATTTTTTGAACAGTGATTAAAACCAATTAGGACCACCCAAGGCAAATGTTTTTTTAGTGATTAGAAGGTTATGTGTACATATATACCCTCTTGAATTAACTTTCACCATGATAAGTCAAGAAAAGAGTAACTCACGATTGAACGAGGAGAAGACGTGGATCCGGGTTGAACCATGTCAGCTACGAGGTAAACGGTCATGGAGATTTTGTCTGTGAACTTGCAGAGAGCTTCGGTGACACTTGCTCCGCCTATGCTATGTCCCACAAGTATGATCTTGTGGTGATGAGGTATAtcggagaggagagagaagagaggacgGTTATAGTGGTCGAAGTCGAAGACGGTGTTAGCGTCGGTGAGGTTGATTCCAGCGCTGGTGAGGTCGACggtggtggctttgaatccGGCGGAGAGAAGAAGAGTGGTGAGTTTATACCAACACCAAGCACCGTGGCTGGCTCCGTGAACGAGTACAAAGTGAATTATGGGCTCATCATCACCAGCGTCTCCTCCCATAGCAGTCtctcacacactctctctctatacGTTTGAAGTTAAGTTTAGTCCACTTAATTTTAACACCCAAAAGTGAACGTGGTTTGGTTCACATGTTGGAGATAACGATTACAATATACTGTCCATCCTGTTTCTCCGACCCGTGGGACCAAACTAAATCGTCTCTCGTATAAAAAAATTTCGTCAAAGAAAAAAGAGTGTTAAATATGGAAACTATAGATAATAGGCTGAATAAGTTTTCTATTAGCGATGTACAACGTATTTACAAAGTATGTAGGTTTAAAGAGTAGACTAATGTATTTACAAAGAGATACTTTTAGTACGTACACCAAAACAAACATACATAATGAATGTTACAAAAGATTATGTTTATGAAGTGAACttgaaaaagaataataaaaaaaatctaataatacatgaatactaaaaaatattaaaagtatttcCTCTATTTACAATTAATAGATGTATTTATGttctcaaatatattaaaataaaacaattaattaatgaatatatcattttttttaagtaatatttttttactaactTTAAATTGATAGTGATTTggtaaaaaaagttttaattaaaatttatcattatcaactaatagaaaaataatttgaaaaataaatctttttgacatgaataataataatcttttaAAGACATTTATGAGGCAGTAGGGATCCAAAAAATTAGGGTCATTTTAATTAGGTTTCGGCTCATTAAGAAATTGTAGTAAGGATAAAAAATTGATTCTAAAACCGAGTTTTTTTTCTCTACTAATTTACATACAGTAATTATTAAAGTTTATCGAGTTTTATGGAACAGTATTACAAAGTATTAGTAAATGATAATTATCAAATGCGAATTGGGTTGGTAAACAAGAGCATCACGATCAAATCTAAGTTAACTAACGATGAAAGATTAAAGCAAAAGCAAATATAAAGGTATTCGTTTAAAACCATAATCCGAAGGCAA from Raphanus sativus cultivar WK10039 chromosome 8, ASM80110v3, whole genome shotgun sequence includes:
- the LOC130499176 gene encoding pheophorbidase-like, yielding MGGDAGDDEPIIHFVLVHGASHGAWCWYKLTTLLLSAGFKATTVDLTSAGINLTDANTVFDFDHYNRPLFSLLSDIPHHHKIILVGHSIGGASVTEALCKFTDKISMTVYLVADMVQPGSTSSPRSIMSVGEEEDIWEFTYGEGADKPPTSAQMKEEYRRHYFYSQSPLEDVVLASKLLRPCPVRALRGIDQLPPNPEAEKVPRVYIKTGKDNLCDPILQDRMVEKWPPSQLYTLEESDHSAFFSVPTTLFTCLLRAIFSLQL